The sequence TCTGTCTCAAAACACAtgggggcacgtttacttacccatcccattaaaggaaacctaccacttgaagtggcaggtttccgatggcaataccgggcaccagctcagggtgagctggtgccggagcttattttaattagtgttttaaaccgcggtatcgcggtttaaaacactttttaaactttatagccggcgcaggcaggtacgcgctcggcgcttaccatgcacgtggctctcattcacttcctatgtagccgtgcgcacggtaagcgccgagcgtgtacctgcctgcgccggctataaagtttaaaaagtgttttaaaccgcgataccgcggtttaaaacactaacgaaaataagctccggcaccagctcaccctgagctggtgcccggtattgccatcggaaacctgccacttcaagtggtaggtttcctttaatgtcaacgatccggaatgtccgacaaggattcggagctgccgcgattcactaagatcgtgcgtccaatttcctgcatgggtcgcttcccccgctcaggtccgccggagttcactttcttcttcccggtgcatgtaagtgctgatgttGCGACACAACatcaatcgggttgtccgacggccacgcctccaatttgtgtcgcatgtgcaccaaaatcccggggtaattcagcgcaaaactgaaaaattcgcgAAACCCACCAGAAAtgtggctgcgggacccttagtaaatgtgccccatggtgtacgGCCTCAGGATAGTTTAGTCCGTCCCACAGGTAGACCCCCTCAGTAACCTGTCAAATGTTGAAAGTCATAAAGTAGATATAATCCGACACACTTGCTAAAGCAGTATGAAGAACATATGATGGATACTTACCTTCCCTTATGTACCTTATTGTTTTGCAGGATATTAAATCACATGAGGAGGATGCTCCCAGCCCCGGCGCAGTATCATTATCTCTGGGAGATCAGCTCCGGAGACGTACCTGCAGGATCCACTGTCAGGACTTTCGGAAGGTGCGAATCTCGTATTTCTGTTTTGTAGTCTATTCCTTAGATTAGATGTGTAAATTCCTCCACCTTCACTATATGCAGAAAATCAAGTCTacaacatatatttatatataaatgtataatgtTGCCTGAAGAAGACCTGTCCAAATAATATGTTAGAACATTTAATCACCTACTCTGGCACACACATTCTCCCGCAGTGCCCGCCGAAGTGCTAAAAAGGGGATTTACCCAGGGCCCAGTTTGTATTGTGGGGAACCTGGGCAGTGTGGGCAGATGCACTCTGGACATGCTATGAAGAAATGGGGTagccacctgatgacatcatggtgtttgCGTGGGCAGAGGCACGTGTATGAGCACGGCCCAAACACACACTATGTTGTCACTAGGCTGCCAGGAAGACAAGGGAGGAAGCtggaggtgagtacagagtttattatttttaaaggaaacctaccaccgccgaactacctattaaggtaccgtatttttcggactataaggcgcacaaaaaatcctctgattttctcagaaaacaaaggcgcgccttatactccagtgttccttatatatgaacgtacttacagacaacagctgccttgaactgtgcacaggtctgccacctgctggtcattcatcgttataatcaggtgcgccttataatccggtgcgccttatatatgaacctagacgttttagcaggcatttattgatggtgagcATTATAATcttgtgcgccttacagtccgaaaaacATGGTAGATCCGTTTGAAGGTTCCTCTAATCTGTAGCAGGATAGCCCTTGTTATGGCTAATCCTTTATTCCCCCAactcttttataatttttaattgccttaatatgctaatttactaaagaggctacaggggcatgtagtagctggagctgaggctacagggCTCTTGCAATCCACCTGCCAATCCATCTTCAGCGAGGAGCCGCGTGCACTCATCCGTGAAGCCAGGTCCTGCGGTCTCGGCACTGAAGCTGGAGCTAATGCGCATGCGTAGATGGATTGGTAGGTGgattctaaagaggctactgaggcgtggagtagccgtaatGTGTAGACTCTGCTGTAGCTACTTCACGTCCCAGTaacctctttagtaaatttggtTATAAGTGCAATTAACATGTATAAAAGAtttggggactaaaggattagccctaaaagggtCTATCCTGCTACAGATTAGATGAatctgctggctacatactgggggacaggggctgctggctacatactgggggacagggaatgctggctacatactgggggcagggtcttctggctatatactgggggcagggactgctggctatatactgggggcagggactgctggctatatactgggggcagggactgctggctatatactgggggcaggggctgctggctatatactgggggcaggggctgctggctatatactgggggcaggggctgctggctatatactgggggcaggggctgctggctatatactgggggcaggggctgctggctatatactgggggcacgggctgctggctatatactggggacacgggctgctggctatatactgggggcacgggctgctggctatatactgggggcacgggctgctggctatatattgggggcaggggttgctggctatatactggaggacaggggactggctgacttTATACAGGCTGGAGGCTgtcaccaatgcatttaccaccctaggcttataatcgagtcaataggttttcactgttttttagttaaaattagataccttggcttatacttgagtatatacagtagttatagTTAGTTCaatgttgtttaaaaaaataaatttccaAATTAGAACCAATGAAAAACATAGAGGAGGATCCACTTCCCTGCATTGGAGACACTGTATTTGCTAAGGAAGAGCAAATAATATCATGTGTTGTATTGTTGGTCGCAACAGGAGAAATTGAGAATGCAGTTTAAGATGCATTAATTGGGGCTGGttaacaaattggggcacatttacttacccggtccattcgcgttccagcggcagcttctacgacgagcgttcgggtcttccggcgattcatgaaggtcctgcacctgatgtccaccaggtgttgctgctgcgccaaagtccgccgaggtgccccggagttcatcgtcttcatcgtggtgcatgtgagtatggcccatgtaaccaatttattttttttaaatgcggcggtttttccgaatccatcgggttatcgttcggccacgccccccgatttccgtcgcttgcatgccagcgccgatgcgccacaaaccgatcgcgtgcgccaaaatcctggggcaattcaggtgaaatcggcgcaaattggaaatattcgggtaacacgccgggaaaccgcgaatcgggcccttcgtaaatgatccccattatgtTTTAGTAAATATCCTGAAATGCtatttatagcttttttttttttgcttccttgTATCTCCTTCTGATGCTACTTCGAGGATGCGCTCTGGATAGAATCGGTCTCCTTCCCTTTATGGCAGATAAGAGCATGGCCCCTTTTTGCACATTGCTATAGACTCTTAACACCAGGAGGCACAATATCGGACCGGAAGCTGTCACTGGGCCGCGGCTGtaaagcagaaagctcttcaggattAAGCACCTTCCCAAGTTGCACTTGCAGAGCTGTAGCCTTGGATTAAAAGTTCTagttttacagtcctgctgctactaactacacattgtacatagtatcctatatcTTATCAGATTTTCATTGCAAGTCAGAGCCCTATTTAGACCTTGTTGTGTCTTTCCATCCTCAGACTTAGCAGCTATGATTCGGCTCGCTCGGAGGCCATGCTCACAGCTCATCACTCTGCAGCTCAGCACAAGCTTCGCTTGAACACTCGGTTTGTGGAGCCCTTTTCGCCTCAGCTCGGGTCGTACTACCTGGTCCTGGGAGAACTGGAAACTGTGGATGGTGAGTGTACAAATCCTGATCATACATTCACTCTTAACTCTTTCTCTCCCAGCTAACCCTGGCGCTTGCGCTCTTGTTTTCCAGAGACGGACCATGTGCTGTGCCCTCGCTTGCTGACCTGCATCGAGGGTGTAGACCTTTCCCTTTTGCAGAATGCAGTAGAAGAACAGAGAAGATACTTTCACGACAGAAAAGCAGCTCAAGCTAATACCTGAATCCAGTTTCAgaaattgtcttaaaggggtattctgattTAGGCAAattgatgttattgtttgtatggtgAGAAattaattccttgtggttttctagatctctgcttgctgtcattctataggaagcttctatgtttacttgcactggacagaaatctgaccatgacgGTTCGTTAGTATGATAtaaaagtaatcagagctgtgtgatataatgagccacgcaccagtatgactatggtcagatttctatccactggaagtaaagaatgaagcttcctatacaaagacagcaagcagagatctagaaaaccatgaggaattgatacagaaagtatattggaaaattgtataacttttcatttttgaaacaatatcatttatgtggtggaatgggaattcccctttaagttgTGTGCAGACTGTGATCTAATACTAAGTGGTGTTGGATATCACCGGGACTAAAGAGACAAGAGCAGGCGAGGCAGATGCTGTATAGAAGCCTGGAAAGTAGTGACGTGGAGGGGGGGCTACGTGTGAAGGCTTCTGTATATACTTGTACAAGGTGTGCCGCATATTTCCAAAGAAATTTTGGCTTTAGGGAAAGGAATTATACCAATTATTACATTACACAAACCATTAGATGAATACGGTATGTATATTCTCTAAACCATCTTATGTAACTAAACTAATATGAGGGCAGCAACTTTTGTCATCTGTGTAATTTCATACATTATCGGTGGCCTTGCCTTAGACACCCCAAAAAGACATCCCATAGTGTCTGCAGTGCCGCAGCCTTTGCATTGTTTACTATGCACAGTGCCTTAAAtttggcaggatttgctcttcttttagcttcatatacCCTAActcattatgtaaatgagtctgagagGCTCCCAGCTtagttaacagctatggagcctggaacccttcaggtgcattagcatattttataaagccttttttgcaaaaacaagggcatagaaagcGAAAACGAAGAGCTGAttttgccgggggggggggggcttaccaTTATGCAAGTGtttttggtgtacaatccttcatcctggtggtagattccctttaaggaaaagaGAGCTTACACTATGGCTTACATGGATTACAGCTCATTTGGTAGAAAGAGTGGAGAGTgttaatttgtatatatatacggtaGCCCTCAGATCCTGCCAATGCCTTAAAGGGTTTTGCCCTATAAAGGAAAGTTCTCAAATGaaacctagtgatgtttacacaataaagctcattttgaaccccttactttacacgtttattcagttttattgcagtttataTTCCAgactgtgggcagggactctataagcagacatttcatgaaccctctagtgcagtgatggtaaaccttttagaggccgagtgcccaaactacaacaaagtcccacttatttattgcaatgtgccaacacagaaatttaagttgtaatttatactcccttctctgtcacagttttcattgataccaggatcctgaggacatcaataaagcagaaaatagtcccaggtagagctgtcattttaaaatagctctgtgcacagtaagtccagggctgtctgggactgcaggaagatacctggagtcatctctggtgatggccccagtgcccacagaaagggctctgagtgccacctctggcaccagtgccataggttggccatcactgctctagtgcaatgagacacagtggggcagatttacttacgcggtcctgttacgatccccgctgtgcgttgtccgacgaggattcgggtatgccgcgattcactaaggtcgagcgtccaatttccttcatgtgtcacttcccccgctgaggtccgccggagttcaccttcttcttcctggtgcatctaagtgattgatcttgcgacacaattttgttttttaaattccgcggtttgttcgaatcagttgggttgtccgacggcaagcCCACCCATTTCTGTCGCACGCAAGCGCCAAAAACTcgccgcaaaaaggaaatattcgtgaaacctgacagaatcgcggacccttagttaatgtgccccagtttgctgacaatgtgcttatattatcaggttacaggtttatcaatactttcatttagcttctgaacattctactagtatctgacaaatagaaaaacagagatgagacagatgagagatgatgagatgcatttaacacacaatgacacactgtcaGCTTTGTTACATATTAGTTCTAACACACACAGAGtgtctccctcccctggataaagatcttatctcatCTGTGgcttgtgtctgagctggtcttgtaatgcagtagGAGCGGCAGGAGGCAGAGCTCACACTGCATCGTGCAGACAGGAgaggctattcatgagaagaacttGTCCTGCCCAACCATCGAAGAtcgaagatttacggtcggattcCGGGGCAACCGGAATTGTATGCACCAGGACTGATCGAGACAGGTattaattatatctgtgaaattctgtaattttgataataacagtgaataagacaatgtgttattttgttataataagtatatttaagaatcttgtgggaggaatacccctttaagctacaggATAGACTCAATGTTGTGGGTAACCTAACTTGCCATAATGGAgtgttttaaaataaattattttggcTAATTTTCTTGTTTTATTTGCTTCTTATATGGTAACTAACTTTTTAACACACTTTAAATAAGTCAATAgtacaaatacattttaaaaaacttcTCCCCCCCTTGACTTTCAATCTGAAATCTCTGATACATTTCCTCTTGCTAACACAATGGACAAATGGGGGTATCAGATTATATTATATGAAATTGGTTTGTCTCAACAGCTAGGTTTCTACAACTACATCTGAAACAACTGCAAGATGAGTAAAAGGTGCCATTCAGAGGTTGGTCTTGCAGTATATCTTGAGCACAACAGGTTCCTATTAGTAAAATGAAACCCTGCGAGAAGTTGCTTTCGTAAAGCAAACCTGtaatcaggaatgtcatttttagctggtaacaAATTTCAATAACTTTTGCTATGTagatttttaaaatgcctttgtcaccaATTCCTAAAAatgtcagtactttataaaaatgtgtttaacattacctagctccctgccagcagtgcgtGGTGAGTACTGTGAGCCAGCttcagcctgtgtctcagtctcctggaCACGTTCTTACTCGCTTCCACACCATCCCActtcctgctcaatgcacatgacaggagggGTAGAGGGAGCTGGAtttgtgtggaggagaggaagaatgcatgaggagacctgCTGTAGGtctgtaatgtaaaataaagttttatgaagTGCTGAAATGCTTTAGAATGCTGATATTGGGCTTTTTATAATaggcatagcacaggctattggaaactTAGTTGAAATATTGTTTCTCTACTTAATCTTCTGGTTGATCATCAGTTTAATCTTGATCACTGGTTAAATGGGTGGGGCTTAGAAAAGGGGCACAGAACTACCATGTGTCACAATTAGGAAAAGTCAGAGGggatcctgctgcagccagttgtcttctaCAGGTAAGGAAGAAAATGGGGAGCAGGATGAGGgcatttttttgtttacttttatgtgttttcattttctttaaaggaaatctaccacccagAATCTACTTACCAATGCAGATTCCCCATACCAGTGTGATGAATCTGTGTATGTTCTTCTTTTATTATATGATAATAGCCTGGAAAGGTTACTGGGATGTGTCTGTAGCCTCAGAGCTCCATGGTCTAAGGCTATTACACGCCGCCACAGAGCTCTGCAGAGAAGCCTCTTTCATGTCCATGATTGCAGAGGGAGCCCATGGCCCGGGTCCACAGATTTTCAGTGCTTCCCATTGCTCCGCCAGCTTCTGGGATGCTATGTGCAGTAACTCCATTTTCAATGAAGTCTGCAATTGCAGGCGTGATTCAAGACACCTTCTGCGTTACACTGGCACGGGGAAtctgccactggatctactttGGTAAGTAGAttgcagatggtagatttcctgtaaaaaaGTTCTGCTGTAAATTGGGGCTTCGTGGGTAATTTAGCACtacttaccttaaaggggttgtaccaacctTGATCCcaagataggggataacaaacTGAAAATTGTAGGCCTGACTGTTGGAACCCCTCCTATCATGAAAGCGGAATCCTACTGTTCCTAAGAAAGGAAGGTCTAGTgattgaatgaagcagcaggacgCTCGGCTATCTCTAACTCTTTCTATTATCTCTCATTTACTGTCTATGAGAGTGTTGGAGATAGCCGAGCGCTGTGTTTGGCAATTTTCAACACTCATAGAGTATTGTATGGATGGGCAGTTCGACTGTCTATTCAATTGCTGAGAACAGAACCTCCATTCCCGTGAAATTGTCCTCTCATGACAATTGTCACAGCAATCGTCCCGccatgatcagattgttatcccctatcttgGTGACGGCCATTTTGTACAGCCCCTTTAATCTTGTTCCATACTTGGTTATATTAGACTCGGGTTATACTAGTCAAGCTTCAACCAACCATCACAAGGGATATTGTAAGAAAGAGACTCTATAATTTGGTTGTAATAAAGATAATTTCCAGTTTATTGAGCAGCAAAGGACATGCAACATACACCACGGACATCATTTTCTCCCAGAGGAATAATATCATATTATAAAACAGGGTACACTTACATAGCAGGGAAATAAAACAAAGATATGAAAGCCCTCCCCCATCACCACTAGTACTTGTAGGATGTCAAGGAAGGTATGGTGCTCACAGGCCGGTATACGGCATGTTGAAAGACATCTGAAGTGCCTTCAAGTAGAAGCAGGCCACTTACTGGGTCTTTCCGGGATCGGGCAATGGCCTCTTTGTAGTTTATCTTCTCTTTACTTGCAGGATCTACAAGGTTCTTTTCATAAGTTGACTCATCTTGGATCTGGGCAGCCAGTTCTTTGGTGACCAAACCCTGCTCTGTTGCCTCTGATAGCGGAATTCTGCCTGTCTTTTTGGGATCAATCAAGCCCCCTGTTAGATGCTGAGCTATGAGGTATGGCAAGGCTGCTTCCTTGGACATTAGTCCCTTCTGCACAGCCTCTCCTACCGCTAGGCGCTTTTTGGTGACTGGGTCCTCCACACCGGTAAATGCTTTCTGAGCACTAAGTAAGCTCTGTATGTTGTTGCCATCTACCAACATTCTGTCTACTGCTTTATTAACGGAGTACCTGTCTTTGCTTATGATgtcaatgatgcccccagtagcggCCTGTGCTTCCAGAAGCTTTTGACCAGTTACGGGATCTAAAAGTTTTCTTGTTACTGCGCTCCTGACTGTGCATTTGCTATCTGTGTTGGTATCATACACTCCAGCAATGGGGAAACTATCGTCATGGAAAACTTTCGGGGCACTTTGTGTGAAAAAGCTACGATTTTGGGTTGTGGGGGAAGTGACTGGAGACCTGGTTCCAATTATGGATCCAATGGACATTGTCTGAGGCTTGTGCTCTCCAGCCACAAGCAAGGCAAATTCTGAAATTGGGAGTCTTCCTTCCCGGTACATTTCAAGCTCCTCCTTTGTGATCTTTTTGGCCCTCAGAGCATCTTCAATTGAATATTGTTTACCGCTCTTTTTGTCTAATAGAACAGAGATTTCTCCGCTAGAGCCCATGGTGGAAATCTCTTCCCAGTCACACTCCAACTCTTGCAGCTGGATATATTGATGCCGGTCTATTATGCCTCTCTTGTACGCTTCGTAGGGTGACATTTCCTTCCCAGTGTCTGGGTCTAAGATGGATATTTTTGTAGAGACGTTGGTCTCCCTCATTTGAGTCTCCTGATTTCTCTCCTCTCGGTTTACACGTGACTGTAGCTCTCGAatgtttctttctttttcatAAATGCAGTCCTTTTCTTTGAGAATTTTGTTTTCCAGGAGAGAGAGCTCCTGTCCCAACTGCATCTTCTTCTGTCGCTCATTCTCTGCCTTTTGTGTAAGCAGCTCTGATTCTTTGCTCAAGAACACACTCTTTTGCTGTTGTTGCCTCCTCAAATCCAGTAACTCTTTCTCTATCGCTGACTTCTCTTGTTGTGCCTGTGCTCGGGCCCTCTGAAGATCAGCTTCTTCCTTAGACCATGTTCTCTTTGTTGAATCCACCCTATCGATCTTCTCTTTCAGTCTTCTGCACTCATCTTCCATGTCTTGCCTGGCATTACGCtccttattacacatctctcttaaTCTGGCCCTCTCATTCTCCAGAACTTTATCCTTCTCCACTCTGATGACTTCTTTGTACACCGTTTTTTCCAAAGTCTTCTCCCTTTGTAAGATGTCAACCTTTACCTGCAGGTTTTTGCATTCTCTTTCAATATTTAATATCTGTGTCTTTTCCTTGTCCAGTTCAGTGCGAAGACTGTTAGCAGATTTTTCTAATACTGGGTCTCTTTCCACTTTAACTACTTCCTCCATTACAATCTTCTCCTGTACTGGTGGAGGACTTTCCTCAATCTCCTTAATTCTAAGAGTGATCTTCCGTAACTCTCTTTCTGCAGACAATTTCTTGTCTCTTTCTTCCTGGAAGTTCAGGAGTCTCTCCTTCTCTTCTACTTGGGCACGTAATTGTTGTACGTCACGTTCCAAGCGACGTCTAATGCTAACTTCTTCGTCTAGTGTCCTGCTTAATCGGTGATGTTCCTCTGCTACCTTAGGATCTTTCTGTAACAGGACTACCTCTTGAATCACTACCCTCTCTTCTGGCTTCCTTCTTTCTAGCAATGAATACTTGCTCTGGAGATCGTATACCAAGTCTTCCACTTTCCTTCTTAGCTGGGACTCGTTGCGCACTTCTTGGCGCAGTTGTTCTGCTTCTCTTATCAGTACAGGGTCATTTTCATACTTCACCACCTCTTTATTGACAATTTTTGTTTCTACCTTTGATCTTTCTTCTTTCCAGTCATCTCTTTCCTTGCTTAACTTGACTTTTTGGTCTTGGTACCTCTTGTGTGTTGACTCCAAATCTTTTATTTGTGATTTCACCCTTTCAATTTCTTTCATCACTTCTGGGCTCTTCTCTAATTTTACTATTTCTTGGACAATTTCTTTATACTCCACCACAGGCTTTTGTGACTTAAGCACAAACATTTCTTTCTGGCTTGTGTTAAGTTCATTTTCGTAAGAAGATCTTTTGGAATTGGCCTCTTGCAAAGCAATTTTTAGCCTTGCAATCTCATTGGCAGTTTCTGGCTGTACAACAAAGACTTCACTGACCCTTTCCTTTATCTCTACCTTGGGTTTCTGCTTCTGAACCACAGTAAATTTTGAGTTCAGTTCTGTCAACTCTCGGGTCAGAGTTAAGCTTTTGTTACGTTCCTCTTCTATTAATGTCCTAAGTCTGGCTGCTTCCTTCAGGATTTCTGGGTCTTGTTCTACTTTCTTTACTTCTTTCACGATGACCTTTGGCTCTACTGACTCAATCAGTCTCTCCAGTTCTTCAGTCTTATTTCTAAGCTTCACAATGCTTTCTTGAAGAGACTTTCTGCGGAAGTTCTCATCATCAATTTGCAATTGTAATGCCTTTGTAGCCTTTAACATTTCTGGATCCCTCTCCACCTTAACTACCTCCTTCAGCACCACTTTTTCCTTCACATTGGGTTGTTTCTGCTCTAGTACCATGACTTCCATTCTCAGGCGTTCTAACTCCTGAGTGATTGAGTTATTCTCTTCCTTAAGTTGTTTTATCTCTTTTCTGAGGGTTTGAGCCTGAGTTTCGAGGATAGGATCCTTCTCTATC comes from Engystomops pustulosus chromosome 6, aEngPut4.maternal, whole genome shotgun sequence and encodes:
- the TEN1 gene encoding CST complex subunit TEN1 produces the protein MRRMLPAPAQYHYLWEISSGDVPAGSTVRTFGRLSSYDSARSEAMLTAHHSAAQHKLRLNTRFVEPFSPQLGSYYLVLGELETVDETDHVLCPRLLTCIEGVDLSLLQNAVEEQRRYFHDRKAAQANT